In Dyadobacter sp. NIV53, a single window of DNA contains:
- a CDS encoding aldo/keto reductase: MSLTSYKTLGKSGLRVSPLCLGTMTFGEDWGWGASAQESEKMIHAYTERGGNFIDTANIYTNNHSEKIIGDVLGKSSSLRTRMVVATKFANNVFPGNPNTGGTGNKSLITNLEHSLRRLQTDYIDVYWIHSWDFLTPMEETMRSLDNAVKSGKILYIGISDAPAWKIAQANTAAMLNDWTPFIGLQIEYSLLQRTVEDELVPMALELGLGITPWSPLKGGLLSGKYNRANNGKVGGGLQARNGDMILTEKQLAIIDELERVVEVHETTPAAIALSWVNNKSGVTSTIIGVRTLKQLEDNIAATDIHLSADEIASLDKLSSPPLTFLSEYKDLIPVMQHGGIEINGFKPAAAPIMADIQPGKY, encoded by the coding sequence ATGTCTTTAACATCATATAAAACACTGGGAAAATCAGGCTTGCGTGTTAGTCCGCTTTGCCTTGGCACAATGACTTTCGGCGAAGACTGGGGCTGGGGCGCCAGTGCCCAAGAATCAGAAAAAATGATTCATGCATATACTGAAAGAGGCGGAAATTTTATTGACACCGCCAACATCTATACCAACAATCATTCGGAGAAAATTATCGGTGATGTATTGGGCAAAAGCTCGTCGCTGAGAACCCGGATGGTTGTCGCTACCAAATTTGCCAACAACGTTTTTCCAGGCAACCCAAATACGGGCGGAACAGGAAATAAATCGCTGATAACCAATCTGGAACATTCGTTAAGACGGTTGCAGACGGACTATATTGATGTATACTGGATACATTCATGGGATTTTCTGACACCTATGGAAGAGACTATGCGTTCGCTGGACAACGCCGTAAAAAGCGGTAAGATCCTATACATTGGAATAAGCGACGCACCGGCCTGGAAAATAGCACAGGCCAATACCGCTGCCATGCTGAATGACTGGACACCCTTCATTGGTTTGCAAATTGAATACTCCCTGCTGCAAAGAACTGTGGAAGATGAACTGGTACCTATGGCGCTTGAACTGGGCCTGGGAATTACACCTTGGTCTCCACTAAAAGGCGGCCTGCTATCGGGCAAGTACAACCGGGCAAATAACGGGAAAGTGGGTGGTGGTTTGCAAGCAAGAAACGGCGATATGATTCTGACGGAAAAACAACTCGCCATCATTGATGAACTGGAACGTGTAGTTGAAGTACACGAAACCACACCGGCCGCAATTGCGTTATCATGGGTAAACAACAAATCCGGTGTGACTTCCACTATTATTGGCGTGAGAACCTTGAAACAATTGGAAGATAATATTGCTGCCACAGATATACATTTATCTGCTGATGAAATTGCATCTTTGGATAAATTGTCATCACCACCACTGACATTTCTTTCAGAATACAAAGACCTGATCCCGGTGATGCAGCACGGTGGTATAGAGATCAATGGATTCAAACCCGCGGCGGCACCGATAATGGCTGATATTCAGCCGGGTAAGTATTGA
- a CDS encoding helix-turn-helix domain-containing protein yields MITHTTQSVSKANIFLTCTEEKYYSNDLIVQSNTLIRMVSGEMKIILPDITYVMGAGDTIFFPRLELARVIKAPKDGRPYKSVAVYFTPEAMQQYFLKHHLKHVFAGIKMEIKPVETHPLLESLFSSLLPYFDLTIEVPEHIADGKVDEAISILQVIDQDLFNAISNFEEPGKINLVEFMEKNFMFNMPLDKFGYLTGRSLTTFKRDFRKAFYTTPQKWLTQKRLELAHYQLTEKKRKPVDVYLEAGFENLSHFSFAFKKHYGYTPSGVRNG; encoded by the coding sequence ATGATAACGCATACGACACAATCGGTTTCAAAGGCAAATATTTTCCTTACCTGTACCGAAGAAAAATATTACAGCAACGACCTGATTGTGCAAAGCAACACATTGATCAGAATGGTATCCGGCGAGATGAAAATCATCCTGCCGGATATTACGTATGTGATGGGAGCCGGTGACACCATTTTTTTCCCACGGCTTGAACTCGCCAGAGTTATAAAAGCACCAAAGGATGGACGTCCTTACAAATCGGTGGCAGTTTATTTTACGCCGGAAGCCATGCAGCAGTATTTTTTAAAGCATCATCTTAAGCACGTTTTTGCCGGCATAAAGATGGAAATAAAACCAGTAGAGACGCATCCGTTACTAGAAAGCCTGTTCAGTTCTTTGCTCCCCTATTTCGATCTAACAATTGAAGTGCCGGAACATATTGCAGACGGCAAAGTAGATGAAGCCATTTCAATTCTCCAGGTCATTGATCAGGATTTATTCAACGCTATCAGCAACTTTGAAGAGCCCGGAAAAATCAATCTGGTGGAGTTTATGGAAAAGAACTTCATGTTCAATATGCCGCTTGACAAATTTGGCTATCTCACCGGACGAAGCCTCACTACCTTCAAAAGGGATTTCAGAAAAGCCTTTTACACCACACCACAAAAATGGCTAACCCAAAAACGCCTTGAACTGGCTCATTATCAGTTAACCGAAAAGAAGCGTAAACCGGTTGATGTGTATCTGGAAGCCGGGTTTGAGAATTTGTCCCATTTTTCATTTGCGTTTAAAAAACATTACGGGTACACGCCGAGCGGGGTAAGGAATGGTTAG
- a CDS encoding helix-turn-helix transcriptional regulator, which yields MQTREDILQKLEAVTASESSKWRDRAARKAENPRALEKSRIIAIHILGQLRTLGMSQKDLAEKLHVTPQTVNSWVKGNSNFTIETIVRIEEVLGIDLIEVNVG from the coding sequence ATGCAAACAAGAGAAGATATACTACAAAAATTAGAAGCAGTGACTGCCTCAGAATCAAGTAAATGGAGAGATCGGGCGGCACGTAAAGCTGAAAATCCCAGAGCTCTCGAAAAATCCCGGATCATTGCAATTCATATATTGGGACAACTTCGTACGCTTGGCATGAGCCAAAAAGATTTGGCTGAGAAATTACATGTAACACCACAAACCGTAAATTCCTGGGTGAAAGGTAACAGCAATTTTACTATTGAGACAATCGTAAGGATTGAAGAAGTCCTTGGAATTGATTTGATTGAGGTAAATGTTGGATAA
- a CDS encoding MarR family winged helix-turn-helix transcriptional regulator, with amino-acid sequence MNDDRIRKVRKLSQLYAFSSIQMHEAVARKVGLSGTDHKYLGFLIEKGQMTAGELSVLTGLTTGAVTGLIDRFEKKSLVKRQFAADDRRKVFIIPNTENIMALLAPLYKEFRSKSEELIASFSDEESMVIEIYFAKAIQIMNEETDKLNTK; translated from the coding sequence ATGAATGATGACCGGATCAGGAAAGTTAGAAAACTAAGCCAGCTCTACGCGTTCTCATCTATTCAAATGCACGAAGCCGTAGCGAGAAAGGTAGGACTTTCGGGCACTGATCATAAATACCTGGGATTTCTCATCGAAAAAGGGCAGATGACTGCCGGTGAGCTTTCAGTTTTGACTGGTTTGACTACTGGTGCTGTGACTGGTTTGATAGACAGATTTGAAAAGAAAAGCTTGGTAAAAAGACAATTTGCCGCGGATGACAGACGGAAGGTATTCATTATACCAAACACAGAAAATATCATGGCGCTTTTGGCTCCGCTTTACAAAGAATTCCGAAGCAAATCAGAAGAATTGATCGCTTCGTTTTCGGACGAGGAGAGTATGGTTATTGAAATTTATTTTGCGAAAGCGATTCAAATAATGAATGAGGAGACGGATAAACTCAACACTAAATAA
- the ppsA gene encoding phosphoenolpyruvate synthase: MSIYTLSFQQIDKTKLAMVGGKGANLGELSRIEGLQVPNGFCITTEAFKKMIGNSETINLLLDQLATLKADDRKAISEISAKIRKSVEETAIPKDIENEIILHLQQFGETHAYAIRSSATAEDLPIASFAGQQDTFLNIIGREAILKHISKCWASLYTDRAVIYRLQNGFDHYEVSISVVIQKMIFPEVAGIMFTADPVNGNRKVVSIDASFGLGEALVSGLVNADNYKVREGNIIGKKISTKKLSVSALIEGGTKEEEIVQDQQNIQSLMDEEILELERIGRKIEAHFCQPQDIEWCFADDTFYIVQSRPITTLFPVPEPDDEQPHVYVSVGHQQMMTDAFNPLGLSIWMLTTRAHMRTAGGRLFVDITPMLASPVGRETLVNVTLGKSDPLIKDALTTIIAREDFMKSLPGYEKETAPDKSNNDVLSRNYQTLNEYSSGVADQIVSGLIRSNQISLAALKENIQTKSGSDLFDFILHDIEELKKIMAEPQSFGVIMTGMNASSWINEKMSEWLGEKNAADTLAQSAPNNITSEMGLALLDVADIIRGFPEVVEFLERLKVRDRAEWLKVNGNCTENTSSSSRSEHTFLHELPGFRGGKESQAAIVAFLDKYGMRCAGEIDITKTRWSENPLTLVPIILGNIKNFEPGESKRKFEKGKQEALKMEQDLLHRLRQLPDGEEKAIETKQKIDLIRSCAGYREYPKYGMISRYFLYKQALLIEAKRLVEKGVIYEEEDIYYLNFEELREAVRTNNIDNELIGNRKEEFKTFEKLTPPRVITSEGEIITGAYKRENLPANAIVGLAVSSGVIEGRARVILNMENAKLEDGDILITKFTDPSWTPLFVSIKGLVTEVGGLMTHGAVIAREYGLPAVFGVENATTLIKDGQIIRVNGTDGFVEIL, from the coding sequence ATGAGCATCTATACACTCAGTTTCCAGCAAATCGACAAAACAAAGCTTGCAATGGTCGGAGGCAAAGGTGCCAATTTAGGCGAATTGTCCCGAATTGAAGGTTTGCAAGTACCGAACGGCTTTTGCATTACTACCGAAGCATTTAAAAAAATGATCGGGAACAGCGAAACAATTAATCTCCTGCTCGATCAATTAGCCACTCTAAAAGCCGATGACAGAAAAGCGATCAGCGAAATCAGTGCAAAAATTCGCAAGTCGGTCGAAGAAACCGCCATTCCAAAGGATATTGAAAATGAAATTATCCTACATCTTCAACAATTTGGAGAAACACATGCATATGCCATACGTTCCAGTGCAACGGCGGAAGATCTTCCAATTGCTTCATTTGCGGGACAGCAGGACACTTTTCTGAATATTATTGGTCGGGAAGCAATTCTGAAACACATCAGCAAATGCTGGGCGTCGCTATATACCGATAGAGCGGTAATATATCGTCTGCAAAATGGATTTGACCATTATGAGGTTTCCATATCCGTTGTCATTCAAAAAATGATTTTTCCCGAAGTAGCAGGAATTATGTTCACAGCCGACCCTGTCAATGGCAATAGAAAAGTCGTGTCCATTGATGCCAGTTTTGGATTAGGCGAGGCATTGGTTTCGGGATTGGTGAATGCTGACAATTACAAAGTGCGCGAAGGAAACATTATTGGCAAGAAAATTTCGACAAAAAAACTGTCGGTTTCTGCTTTGATAGAAGGCGGTACAAAGGAGGAAGAGATCGTGCAGGATCAGCAAAATATCCAATCGCTTATGGATGAAGAAATTCTGGAACTAGAACGCATTGGAAGAAAAATTGAGGCCCATTTCTGTCAGCCTCAGGATATCGAATGGTGTTTCGCCGACGATACTTTTTACATTGTGCAGAGCAGGCCAATCACCACATTATTTCCGGTTCCGGAACCAGATGATGAACAACCGCATGTATATGTTTCGGTTGGTCATCAACAAATGATGACTGATGCTTTCAATCCGTTGGGATTGTCTATTTGGATGTTAACGACTCGTGCGCATATGCGTACTGCCGGCGGAAGATTATTTGTTGATATTACACCCATGCTGGCTTCACCCGTTGGTAGAGAAACGCTTGTAAATGTAACCCTCGGAAAGTCAGATCCGCTAATCAAAGACGCGCTGACAACTATTATAGCGCGGGAAGATTTTATGAAATCGTTGCCGGGTTATGAAAAAGAAACGGCTCCTGATAAAAGCAATAATGATGTCTTGTCAAGAAATTATCAAACACTCAACGAATATTCATCCGGTGTCGCCGACCAAATTGTTTCCGGTTTGATCAGAAGTAATCAAATTTCGTTAGCAGCCTTAAAGGAAAATATCCAGACTAAATCAGGATCAGATCTGTTTGATTTTATTCTGCACGATATCGAAGAATTGAAAAAGATCATGGCTGAACCACAGAGTTTTGGCGTGATTATGACCGGCATGAATGCTTCTTCGTGGATCAATGAGAAAATGAGCGAATGGCTAGGCGAGAAAAATGCGGCAGATACACTTGCCCAATCTGCACCAAATAATATTACTTCGGAAATGGGACTGGCCTTATTGGATGTAGCTGATATTATCAGGGGCTTTCCGGAAGTAGTGGAATTTTTAGAGCGGTTAAAAGTCCGGGACCGGGCCGAATGGTTAAAGGTTAACGGAAATTGTACTGAAAACACGTCATCGTCCAGTCGCTCGGAACACACTTTTTTACATGAATTGCCCGGGTTTCGCGGCGGAAAAGAAAGTCAGGCGGCCATTGTCGCTTTTCTTGATAAATATGGAATGCGGTGTGCCGGGGAAATTGATATTACAAAAACGCGTTGGAGTGAAAATCCGCTAACACTCGTGCCTATAATTCTTGGCAACATTAAAAATTTTGAACCGGGTGAAAGCAAACGGAAATTTGAAAAGGGCAAACAGGAAGCTTTGAAAATGGAACAGGATTTACTTCACCGATTGAGACAATTACCTGATGGTGAGGAAAAAGCAATAGAAACAAAACAAAAAATCGACTTAATCCGGAGTTGTGCGGGGTATCGTGAATATCCAAAATACGGCATGATCAGTCGATATTTTTTATATAAGCAAGCATTACTGATAGAAGCCAAACGGCTCGTAGAAAAAGGCGTTATTTATGAAGAAGAAGATATTTACTATCTGAACTTTGAAGAACTTCGTGAAGCCGTACGCACCAACAACATTGACAATGAACTTATCGGCAACCGAAAAGAAGAGTTCAAAACTTTTGAAAAATTGACACCGCCACGAGTGATCACGTCTGAGGGTGAAATCATTACCGGAGCTTACAAACGCGAAAATCTACCTGCCAATGCAATTGTTGGTCTGGCTGTTTCTTCTGGTGTAATAGAGGGACGGGCACGGGTGATACTGAATATGGAAAATGCTAAATTGGAAGATGGAGATATACTAATCACCAAAT